The Gemmatimonadota bacterium genome has a segment encoding these proteins:
- the dusB gene encoding tRNA dihydrouridine synthase DusB, protein MQFPYPTGTDHVPLFLAPMAGVSEPPFRRISRRLGADVVLSEFLNAEAIRRRITSTLEGAEFDEVERPIGIQIYGAHADAMAHATALVTEHYGPDFIDINFGCPVKKVVQRNGGSGCLRDMNTVDDIIRACVAATHLPVTVKTRSGWSEESRDPVGIALRMQDAGATAFTLHARTRTQMFTGKANWDDIACVVEALDVPVIGNGDVVTAEDALRMHEHTGCAGIMIGRGAFGNPWLFRDARALLNGEPKPAAPEPAERFAVALEHARLALRLQGNTRHTMIEFRKHFGWYTKGLHAATALRGKLFQVESLVEAEQIFADYLARESFATAA, encoded by the coding sequence ATGCAGTTCCCGTATCCGACTGGTACCGACCACGTTCCGCTCTTCCTGGCCCCCATGGCCGGGGTCTCGGAGCCCCCCTTCCGCCGGATCTCCCGTCGGCTGGGGGCGGACGTCGTGCTGTCCGAGTTCCTCAACGCCGAGGCAATCCGCCGGCGGATAACCTCCACCCTCGAGGGGGCGGAGTTCGACGAGGTCGAGCGGCCGATCGGGATCCAGATCTACGGCGCCCACGCCGACGCCATGGCCCACGCCACGGCCCTGGTGACCGAGCACTACGGACCTGACTTCATCGACATCAACTTCGGCTGCCCGGTCAAGAAGGTCGTCCAGCGGAACGGCGGCTCCGGCTGCCTCCGCGACATGAACACGGTCGACGACATCATCCGCGCCTGCGTCGCCGCGACCCACCTCCCGGTGACGGTCAAGACGCGGAGCGGCTGGTCCGAGGAATCGCGTGACCCGGTCGGCATCGCGCTCCGGATGCAGGACGCCGGCGCCACCGCGTTCACGCTCCATGCCCGCACCCGGACGCAGATGTTCACCGGCAAGGCGAACTGGGACGACATCGCCTGCGTCGTCGAGGCGCTGGATGTGCCGGTGATCGGCAACGGCGACGTGGTGACGGCCGAGGACGCGCTCCGGATGCACGAGCACACCGGCTGCGCCGGGATCATGATCGGCCGGGGCGCCTTTGGAAATCCTTGGCTCTTCCGTGATGCGCGTGCGCTGCTCAACGGTGAACCGAAGCCGGCCGCGCCCGAGCCGGCGGAGCGCTTCGCGGTGGCACTCGAACACGCGCGTCTGGCGCTGCGCCTGCAAGGCAACACGCGCCACACCATGATCGAGTTCCGCAAGCACTTCGGCTGGTATACCAAGGGACTGCACGCGGCGACGGCCCTGCGCGGGAAGCTCTTCCAGGTCGAGTCGTTGGTGGAGGCCGAGCAGATCTTCGCGGACTACCTCGCCCGCGAATCCTTCGCGACGGCGGCGTGA